One window from the genome of Rufibacter tibetensis encodes:
- a CDS encoding fatty acid desaturase, with the protein MQKHTGILIACTILVAWGSVLWFLLHWDVSFKSPFTYLAVLVMTHLYTGLFITAHDAMHGVVAPGNKRLNTFIGTLCAGLFAYNYYGRLFPKHHLHHRHVATDQDPDYHGGNFFLWFFSFARQYITIVQVLLMAGTYHLLQLWFPVENIILFWMVPSVLATFQLFYFGTYLPHRGEHEHTNKHKSSTQGRNHLWAFISCYFFGYHYEHHDKPYLPWWKLYQEKDRMAKGH; encoded by the coding sequence TTGCAAAAACATACCGGAATTCTGATTGCCTGCACCATTTTGGTGGCATGGGGAAGTGTGCTGTGGTTTTTGCTACATTGGGATGTTTCTTTCAAGTCGCCATTTACCTATCTGGCGGTGCTGGTGATGACGCATCTGTACACTGGCCTTTTCATAACAGCCCATGATGCTATGCACGGCGTAGTAGCTCCGGGTAACAAAAGGCTGAACACTTTTATTGGGACCCTCTGTGCTGGCTTATTTGCATACAACTACTACGGTAGGCTTTTTCCAAAACACCACCTCCACCACCGGCACGTAGCTACTGACCAAGATCCAGATTACCACGGCGGAAACTTCTTCCTGTGGTTCTTCAGCTTCGCCCGGCAATACATCACGATTGTGCAAGTACTGCTGATGGCTGGTACCTACCACCTGCTACAACTCTGGTTCCCTGTTGAGAATATCATTCTATTCTGGATGGTACCATCAGTACTGGCGACGTTTCAGTTGTTCTATTTCGGGACGTATCTGCCGCACCGGGGAGAGCACGAACATACGAATAAGCATAAATCCTCCACCCAAGGCCGCAACCACTTATGGGCTTTTATAAGCTGTTATTTTTTTGGGTACCACTATGAACACCATGATAAGCCTTATTTACCTTGGTGGAAGCTCTACCAGGAAAAAGACCGGATGGCAAAAGGACATTAA
- a CDS encoding 4-hydroxy-3-methylbut-2-enyl diphosphate reductase — translation MRQLQVQIDSSSGFCFGVIYAIQMAEDLLEEQGYLYCLGDIVHNDVEVERLQKKGLRIINYDTLNTLRDECVLIRAHGEPPSTYQTALQNNLTLVDASCPVVLKLQNRIKTSFDKKDQIFIYGKHGHAEVLGLLGQTNNEAVVFENLEELLRHELPQNITLYSQTTKSTDNFYRIKNELETRGYSVAANDTICRQVSNRDKELRRFSQQFDKIVFVSGTKSSNGRVLYQVCKDTNPNTYFVSKVEELNPEWFDEGDTIGICGATSTPMWLMEEVRNAMLAF, via the coding sequence ATGCGTCAGCTACAGGTACAAATAGATTCAAGTTCAGGCTTTTGCTTCGGGGTCATCTATGCCATTCAGATGGCCGAGGACCTGTTGGAGGAACAAGGTTACCTGTATTGCCTGGGAGACATCGTGCACAACGATGTAGAAGTAGAACGGCTTCAGAAAAAGGGTCTGCGAATCATCAACTATGATACCCTAAATACCCTTCGCGATGAATGTGTACTCATAAGGGCACACGGCGAGCCGCCTTCTACCTACCAGACTGCTCTGCAAAACAACCTCACCCTGGTAGATGCCTCGTGCCCGGTGGTCCTGAAGTTGCAGAATCGTATCAAAACTTCCTTTGACAAGAAAGACCAGATTTTCATTTACGGAAAGCACGGTCATGCTGAGGTATTAGGTTTGCTTGGTCAGACCAACAATGAGGCCGTGGTGTTTGAGAACCTGGAGGAGTTGCTTCGACACGAGTTGCCCCAGAACATTACCCTCTACAGCCAGACCACCAAAAGCACCGATAACTTTTACCGCATCAAAAACGAACTGGAAACCCGGGGGTATTCTGTAGCAGCCAATGACACCATCTGCCGGCAAGTTTCAAACCGTGATAAGGAGTTAAGACGCTTTTCCCAGCAATTTGACAAGATTGTGTTTGTTTCAGGGACTAAGTCCTCTAATGGGCGGGTGTTGTACCAGGTATGCAAAGACACCAACCCCAATACTTACTTTGTTTCAAAAGTAGAAGAGCTTAACCCGGAGTGGTTTGACGAAGGAGATACCATTGGCATCTGTGGCGCTACCTCAACGCCCATGTGGCTGATGGAAGAAGTCCGAAATGCCATGTTGGCATTTTAG
- a CDS encoding phytoene/squalene synthase family protein, producing MTMIPAHMTLFDNTTLECSKLITQRYSTSFTLGIKTLHPRFHDPIYAIYGFVRFADEIVDTFHSHDRAVLLERFRQETYQALEERISLNPVLHSFQMVVNKYNIDPEFIDAFLHSMEMDLLDQKYNCDLYEEYIYGSAEVVGLMCLRVFCEGDHEMFDRLKSSACSLGAAFQKVNFLRDIRSDFQDRGRVYFPQVDFRSFCNQDKEEIEANIQQDFDDAYKGILALPKGARLGVYLAYIYYLKLFKKIKQLPAAQIMAERVRVPDNTKFALLLSSYIRYQLNTI from the coding sequence ATGACAATGATACCAGCGCACATGACCCTTTTTGATAACACCACGCTGGAATGTAGCAAACTTATCACGCAGCGCTACAGCACCTCTTTTACGTTAGGTATCAAAACTTTGCATCCGCGGTTTCATGATCCTATCTATGCCATTTACGGGTTTGTCCGGTTCGCCGATGAGATTGTAGACACATTCCATTCTCATGATCGCGCCGTCCTTTTGGAGCGGTTTCGGCAGGAGACGTACCAAGCGTTGGAAGAAAGAATCAGCTTGAACCCGGTGTTGCACTCCTTCCAGATGGTGGTGAACAAGTATAATATTGATCCGGAGTTTATTGATGCTTTCCTGCACAGCATGGAAATGGACCTCCTGGACCAAAAATATAACTGTGACCTTTATGAAGAATACATTTACGGCTCTGCCGAAGTAGTGGGCCTCATGTGCCTGCGTGTGTTCTGCGAAGGTGACCATGAAATGTTTGACCGTCTTAAGTCCTCGGCCTGTTCTCTGGGGGCAGCGTTCCAGAAAGTAAATTTCCTGCGTGACATCAGAAGTGACTTCCAGGACCGTGGGCGCGTGTATTTCCCCCAGGTAGATTTCAGGTCTTTCTGCAACCAGGACAAGGAAGAAATAGAAGCCAATATACAGCAAGATTTTGATGATGCCTATAAGGGTATTCTCGCGTTGCCGAAGGGCGCGCGGTTGGGCGTTTATCTGGCATACATCTATTATCTAAAGCTGTTCAAAAAAATTAAGCAGCTTCCTGCCGCCCAAATAATGGCAGAACGCGTAAGAGTGCCTGACAATACGAAGTTCGCTTTGCTGCTAAGTTCGTATATTAGATACCAGCTTAACACTATCTGA